The Lepeophtheirus salmonis chromosome 13, UVic_Lsal_1.4, whole genome shotgun sequence genome segment aaagttaatatagACATCCATATGACATATGACATTATTATGACCCTTGCTACTAACAACCCGAAGAAACATAACTTATTATTGATACTTGGCCTTCATGATAATAAGTACATTACGATGACTTTATGCAAACCACTTATTGTTCCATGAACTATGCTTCTGGGTTTGACAGAAATTGATCAAATATTGCAACCagacaaaaaatttcacttgAGGCTTCTGCTGATAGTTGATCAAAGCCCTGGCTCGAGTGATCTTTTCTCCCGATTTGACAGAGTTAGAAGCTGTCCCTTGTGACGTTCATAGCTATGGTACTATAGGTCTTCATTCATGACACAATGGACAGTTGAACAGGACGTTGCATGGATGTTGTCAGCAAAACTATTCAACGCTTTGGCTGGGACTCctctaaatttttatgttaactttCCCTAACAACTCTTTATTATAATAAGTGATAAATTAGAATCGGATGTTTTTTCTAATCGGGATGTGCCTTagggaaataatgtttaatttgcgattttgattctaatttataaatgatatttaactgtttatcactttttttagttatgaaaaaaaaaagtagccccccccccccttctaacttaaggaatttttgctttttactaaacaatataatatttgattttttttttgtcaaatgaagtttttttaactatattttaggaaaaaattgtctaaaaaataaactttttgtgaGCAATTgcagattttagaaatttttcttcaaaaaatttaattttttgaaactagGCATGCTATATTTAATTGTTTccagaaatatcttttttttgtgaatagttttgaattttgaatacattttaaatatcaaattgtatttttgaaatttttttattaaatgaaatttttcaaattaattttaagaaatttaaatttggaagtttaaaaaaatatacatatatataattattgactaAGAATGAACTCAAAacgatattaaatatatcaacaagactagataaatatgttaaaggaCTTGGACTTGACTTAAACTTGTGAGAAAAGGCttgaaactaaaaaatgaaattggaaTATAAGGACCCCACTTTAGGTGTTTGATACTTTCATTACTAGAAGTTCCTGAAATCAACAGTTCCctcattattattgaactatCATAGTTGGTAGGTAGTAGCTATAAAACAGCTCCATTTGtcattttgagtttatttttcgTTCTCATTTTGGAAACAAGTGTTGGAGaatgtaatttttaagttaCTATTTTATTTCACTATTTGTTGAATTATCTGCCAAATGTAAGTTATATTTGCATTCAATTAGTATACCAATGTTTTACTTTCACGAACTAGTAAATTTGATTGGATATGTCATTTTAATCAttctataaaatgtaattaggATTAATTATGTCTCAACAAAGTTAATTGCATTGTCCTAAATACATACTAGGCAGCATGTGttcagaatattatttttttacaccactgccatagaaaaataaataaaaaggatttgacaaattactttattaaaaagtactttttatacaaaaataatgaaattttgaaatcaatacAAACTTTGACAACATATTTTCGTTTATTGACAAAAGATGATGTTTTTCGACAAATTTTACGAAAAGATTTTAGTCCAAGAGTGAAGGAGTCAGAATCCTGCTTCTATAAACTTACTGTACACTTATAATGGAATTTACATCAAAAGGTTCCCACTGAATTATTTATTGTGAGGATCTGGTAAGTGTTATGTTTAGATCGATCCAATAATGATGACGGCAGATTATTATCTTATgtacacatttttattatgtaaaatcaTTTACTAATAAgcaatacattatataaaatcaagttcAATCACAAATAATTATCGATTATTTAGTCCAGTACTTAGTGCTAGATAAATCGGCGTTCCAGGCTGTTTATTAAACTACTGAAACCGCAGCAGTAAGTTGGCACACTGATAAAGATTTTTATGGAAGTAAGTTCTGGAGACTGCCAAGGTCACTCCATAACCTTAATGAAATTCTTCTTGAGCCACTCTTGGCCGTGAGTTTCGTAACATTGTCATGATAAAAGACCCATTACATGGGTCATTTTCAGTGTCTTACTCTAAGAAAAGTGACTgtgaatagaaaataaagaatgagTATTGAAGGGCAACACTAGGAGTTAGGGTTTTACCCAACTAGGAAGGTTGTCttgacatttattaataatactagTTAACAAATTTTTGCACTTCGATTGAAATGGTGTGCATCTGATTGTTTTTACCTTGagaaattacatttgtaatcaatcaaaacttttatcaaaaccttgttttcaagcataaataattgCTATGGATCCCCTAACAGGTGCTCATACCAACATTAAGTTTAACTGGATTAACGCGACTATTCCCCTTGAAGCATTTTCAATGTGGGAGTTgaattttgaagttatttagATGAATATCTTTTATTGAGGGAAAAATATAAGGAAACGACAAAAGAATCTGTAGCCAATATTTTGCTCCACCTTTCCCAATGATTTATTACTCAATCAAGGCAATATATTTGAACTAATtaagaaatcaaattaattcctttatgaattgtatattataatattaaattacttgattattaaaacaataaattagacaataggaaaacaatctttaatcaTTCAATCAATGAGAAACTGAATTCTGCAATAACGGAGTGGCAAATTGTAATTGATTTGTCTTACTTGCTTATTAGTAAATCGTACATAAATCTTCCAAGTTAGTGAATGAACCCTTTCTCAACAAAGGGGATACCTTGGGTCTTGTCGAAGGGTAATGCAAAATATCTATGCAGATAATGAttctgtatttattaattaatattgatacaTGAAACCAAATAAGTTGCTTTCGTACAGATGTCTACCTTATGATTAGAATGTAGAACAGAACATAAATTTTGGCtgaaataaggaaataaagtGAACGGAATGCCAAAATAGTAGAAAACTCACAAGCATAGTTATTTCAATCTATAGATTGTCGAAAATGCAGTTCGAAAAAAAGGTGGAAAAACAAGTCGTCCTATTATACATACGTATTTTGATATAGAGTAAATCacttcaaaagaaatattttatcttcactttatctttctttttttattaagataaaaaaataaaaaaatatatagatcttgaagaaataaaaaaatagtattttcttatctgggtttataatatgtatattttcataacCATGTATGTACTTTTTCTCATGTATAAATTCCTTTTAGTGATCAGTGAAGCAGAAAGCATGTTGAAGTTTCTTACTCATTCAATCttgttttaataactttatacatataaaaagacaTACTCTTTCTGTCTTCAATGAACATTTATTCCtcataatgtaaattataaatacatagatacgtatttaatttataattctgtagttaatattaattgaatgaaGAGGAACTTCTAattaaccaaatatatattatatatctgcagcttctaaatactaaaaatgtaaCTTGAACcacaattatatcttgttgcaatcaattatacttaaaaactaCTTATATTCCTTGCCTCAAACAAACTATTGTAAGCTCCATCTGTTTTATCTAGTTGATAGCTTGTTAATTACAAGTACTggctttataataaatttttgttatttacgcgggatttgagtattttaaagtgattaaaaatattatttccagtaaaaaaatgaaattaagtcgTGAAAAATATGGTCGactcatttttcataaattttgactCAGATTATCAAGGGAACTGtacaatgataaaattaattcatttgggGATCAGTATGTTCAGCTACTacagaatattaaatgaaaagtgGCTTTCAAGAAGATTTGTTTGGTTGAACGGTGCCTggaaattctaataaaaattgttagagGTTTATCatagctttttttttagtatttacaaAGGTGAGAAACCTTAGATCTATGCATATGAgcctaaaaaaacaacagcaatCGACTTAAGGGGTCTTACAAAAAGAGTCAAATTCAACAAAAGTTATTTGTGGGATAAGTACTTCAAAGCAAATGGTtgcctgtttttttgttttttgtttttttcggtAGCTACGTACCATTTAGTTAAGGTGGCATTCGAGCAACATAGAACAGTTAAATTTGAATGTTACACTACTATTTGTTCTGCCAAAAATCTCCAAGAAATCCGTATAAACGGTAGAAGATGCGAAAAACTTTTCCAAGGCAAGTGTTCATATTTCGGCTCCAACAAAGATCTTTTTGATCAGTCAAAACATGGAAATGTGAAAGGCTTATTTTCTGGACAGCCCTGATTTAACCACTAATGACTTTATTCTATTCCCAgacatcaataataaatttaattggtCAGCAATTTTCATCACCAGAAGAAGAAGCCACTGTGATACATTGAAACCTATGTTTTAATTTACATCAATCATAATGGAAAAACTACTTCGAAAACTGAGTAAAACTTATGCAAAAGTGTATAGATCTtcatagataattttttgaaaaggaataaaCTAATTTCGCCGgtaaatattttctcattataagAACAGAAACCTAAAAAATAATCTACGCACATTTAAAGGAATTAATTTACTCATCTGTTGCTCATCTACAAATTGGAAACAGAGAAATACAGAGGTTATATCCAAGAACTCCTAGAAAAATTGCCTATGCTCTTGGACAACAGGATGCCCAGTATAAGCTTGAAGCGtcgaaggaaataaaaaaccaCCTCAGGAGTTTCAAGATCCACAAAGGCACCTCCTAATTTCTTAATAGTTTATACAATGATAGATTTGACagcttatataattttctaagaaaTGACGACCAAAGATCAGTCATTAGCGAGTGGCTTAatgaaatctgaagacttttaatattaaaattaaaaaaagatacaatttattaattagcaatgtaattttaacaaaactaatccaaaaatatatatatttctgagctcttctaatcATGAATATAGACGCCCTTAGAGGCAAGGAAGGCTTCTAGGTGGTGGCAGAAGTCCTGTCATCATCTGTGGATGTAGTTCTTTGGCATGGCATCCTAGTACTTGCTGACAGTAGGTTTGTGGGACTCTGTGTTTGGATGGAAGACACTGCCggcctttccctcgacatgcactaTAAAGATGTAGTCATGAGGATTAGAATCAGGGCCGTAGAGTGGcaataagtgtaaaaaaaagattttaaaagtagtcaaaagactcattcaatagTCATCCAACGGAGGAGATGCATTTTTTTCATTGCCGGTGTCAAAAGTTGCCTTTCAACCCTCACAAGACACATACCACCAACTTTTTTATTGCTttctggacagtttggtgtgaaacttCGACTTCTCGTGTATGTGCCTCAattgacttgaggggattggacTGGGATGTCTGGCTGAATACGatgcacaaatatatatatatatatatttttttttttgcaataagatTCTCTTTATTGTTGTATCTGTacagaaaattcattttattttatagttttagtttgataaaaaagtggtgttaattttttcaatgtgattgGTTACTAAGGACTCTGTAAAAGCTCGTGTAAAatagatttatgaaatatttttttttcttttaaattcaaaattagtttttaaaatatcgaaaatgaACTATTTGCacatttaaagtaataaaataccaacataatttttttccatgccAAAATTTGTTCACCCAAAGAATTGCCTAAGACAAACTTAATGGAGGATTTATGGATTATTTATCCGTatgatatgaaattaatttaataatggtattcatgaattaaacaaaataaaaaaaaagatacagacgcagtgaaaaaaagttttatatcctACACAaaccaaaaggaaaaaataattttctgcacaaaaatatttattaaaccgtttatgaaattagattttttttcaaaaaggtgaAATTCTACAAATAAGATCCtgccaatttaatttttaacataacaCAAATTCAAATAGgaacaaaaacaaatgtttGTAAGTATGTTATCTAGCTTCTAAATTGCaaatttgtgaattttataaaaggtatacaattattattgccTTAATGGATGTGTCATATAAATTGATTGacctaatattttaattagataagtaattttttttgacacatGTGTAATGAAATTCAAATGATCAGAGTTTactttttgatcaaactttgaaacaaatatcactcacaatttgaagaacttCATATTCACACTCAAAAAATGAAGAGTTTGTCTGTTTTAGTCGTAATAGTATCCCTATCTGCTGATGTCTGTAAGTACATAAAGAGGGTCTGAGTGATGATGAGAGGAATTGTATTCTTGTTACAGATGCTCAAAATTGTGGCACAAATTCAGGACCCTGTCAGTTTCCATTCAAGTATAATGGAGTAACTTATGAAGGATGTACCCTGGAAGACAGCCAACAACCTTGGTGCGCCACTTCAGTTGATGCCAATCGAAACTACTTAAACTACGACTATTGCTCTCAAGACTGTAAACGTAAGTAATTACTTAGTTATCTCTCTAATAGAATAGATgttattttcctattatttatattatatatagaagcTTCCACAACAACTATTGCAGGAGGTAAGTTAGAAAGctaaagtacatataaaaactGTTCAACTTGAAAACCTTTTATCTGGTTCTAGGATGTAAAACACTCGATGGAATCAATTGTAAATTTCCATTTCAGTATTTAGGAATTACCTTTACTACATGTACAGCTGTAGGATTTGGAGGATTGAACTGGTGTGCTACTTCAACTGGACAAGATAATATTTTGACTTCTTATGGAATATGCTCTTCTAGCTGTGCAAGTGAGTGACATTATATAATGTGTTAATTCCAccaaaattcatttatacatttCATTCCTGTATTATTCAGGTGAATCAACAGTGGGAGCAAACGGTAAAATCTAGATTTGATgcaataataacttttaaacaatttttacaatttgatttGTAGTGTGTGGAACTGTTGATAGGAGGAgttgtatttttccatttgtttaTAATGGTCAGAGCTACAGCACTTGCACAACTGTCGATAGCACCATTCCTTGGTGTGCCACAAGGGTGGAACCTGTATCTAACGAACCCATACTATATGGATACTGTAATAATAACTGTCAgggtaattaataaataaatactaaaagaaaaaaatatatttgcaaatatgaaCTATTACTTATAGTAAGTGAATCAGGAGTACCTGTTACTACAACTACTGGATCTTCAACAACTGCAACGACGACTAATACAGGATCTTCTACAACTGTATCAACGACTAATGCAGGATCTTCAACAACTGCAACAGTTACGGCTAATACAGGATCTTCCACAACTGCAGCAACAACTAATGCAGGATCTTCGACAACTGTATCGACGACTAATGGAGGATCTTCAACAACTGCAACGACGACTAATACAGGATCTTCTACAACTGCAGCAACAACTAATGCAGGATCTTCGACAACTGTATCGACGACTAATACAGGATCTTCCACAACTGCAACGACGACTAATGGAGGATCTTCAACAACTGTATCGACAACTAATACAGGATCTTCCACAACTGCAACGACGACTAATGGAGGATCTTCAACAACTGTATCGACCAATAATACAGTATCTTCAACAACTGCAACGACGACTAATGGAGGATCTTCAACAACTGCAACGACGGCTACTACAGGATCTTCCACAACTACAGAGACGACTAATGCCGGATCTTCCACAACTGCAAATGCCACTACTATAGGATCTTCAAACACTACCACGACGTCTAATACAGGATCTTCCAAAACTGCAGCGACGACTAATGGAGGATCTTCAACAACTATATCAGCAAATAGTACAGAATTTATAAGTTCAACTAAAACAATGTCTGGAAAATCATCTACTACAGTATCGTCGACAATGACAAATGCAACTTCTGGTTAAAGTTGACCACCCAACATAGTCAATATgctaatattttaatgattttttttttttcattgatgcCTCCTGATtgagtttttggattttttatcaatatttgtttttgttgtagccttattatgtattaatttattttgttatatatttacgaCTTAGCATAACATTTCtttcatattcttaatttaaaaatcttttgaacGCCAAAAGATTTGGTGCTCCTAATTTTTTAACTCTATCTTAAaacacaaattattaataaattatgcttACGTCCATTGcattgtctatatttttatattgaagctGCATATTTTACTGTATAACATTTAAGTGATATGagatatcaatatttatgagGATATTACTAGtcataatgtaaatttttttattactaagaaTTCAACAATTCATTATTGATACATTTGCTATGAAGATATATATGACAGATGATAGATTAAGTCTAAAACctaaggaaagaaaatattcCGGATGGATCGAAAATATCAGGCCTCCTACAATATTTTACTCCAACGATGACTATTACAATATCCTCAAAAACTGTAAAAACGACTTATCTAAAACTACAATTACGAATGATACTGTATTTTCCACATCTACATGATCTTCCACAACTGTTACAGTATCTTTAACAATTGCAACGACGACTACTACAGCATCTTCTACATCTACAACGACTTGACCCTCCGAGTAGGTAAAGTCTGGAAATACATCCTTATTTCAGCTCTCAGAGATATTGTGGTGATGTGACAGCCTTCATTGGAAACCTGTTTAATATTTTACCAGACAAAATAGCCTAAAAGGTGCAAATACTgcaagtttggaggccaaaactCGGCAGAACGTACATCAAATTTtcagagttaaagaaaaattagcTTTATTTGCAGATGGCATATGGTGCTTCTACTGTTTCTTTGCCCAAAAGAAGACAAAGATCGCATGTGCAACCAAGTTTACTGTCTTGGTTATAATGCTGTGGTCATGGGTTCAAGGGGACAGTGATGCTGCTTATCTTCTTTAACCAAAAGAGTGGGTTGGCGCTGAAAAGTACTGCATGTTACTAAAGTACAAAATCATCACATGGATATAAgtcaacaatgaaagaaacaagTTCACCTTCCAACAAGACCCAGCCCCTCTCACATGACCAAGAAGACCCTCTACATGCTCAAGGTGGAAAACATCGCCTTCTGGTGCCAGCAGACTTGGCCCTCTAGCTCTCCTAACTTGAACCCTATAGATTTCTTCTTTTAAGGGGAATTAGTTAGGCAGTCTGCTTGAAGTACCACAATAATTTGGCCGACCTCAATAAATAGACCGTGAAGATCTGGGTCCAGGCAAATACCGAACACGCTGTATCGGCTTGCTCTTCCTTCTGGAGCCCCCTTGACAAGATAATTGCCACAAACTGCGGACACATCAAATAATCCTTTACTTCATCGATGCATGAATAACttgtgtacaaaaaaattctctaaaattataattttgggaGTTATAGACTATTAAAAATGTCCCAATTTACATGAACATCCCTGCATATAGTGTTTTTCCAATTATACTTCTGGGTTTTACAAAGATGTTCAACGTTTGAGCAGAACCAGCCAATATCTTTCACAAGGGGTTTctgttttagcttgatcaaaACCTTGTTTTGGGTAACTTTTCTGTCTGTTTTTCTATACAGTGTTAGAAGATGCCCCTTGCATCATGCACAGCTTTGATACCGTATATTTTCATGGAT includes the following:
- the LOC121127532 gene encoding uncharacterized protein, translating into MKSLSVLVVIVSLSADVYAQNCGTNSGPCQFPFKYNGVTYEGCTLEDSQQPWCATSVDANRNYLNYDYCSQDCKQASTTTIAGGCKTLDGINCKFPFQYLGITFTTCTAVGFGGLNWCATSTGQDNILTSYGICSSSCASESTVGANVCGTVDRRSCIFPFVYNGQSYSTCTTVDSTIPWCATRVEPVSNEPILYGYCNNNCQVSESGVPVTTTTGSSTTATTTNTGSSTTVSTTNAGSSTTATVTANTGSSTTAATTNAGSSTTVSTTNGGSSTTATTTNTGSSTTAATTNAGSSTTVSTTNTGSSTTATTTNGGSSTTVSTTNTGSSTTATTTNGGSSTTVSTNNTVSSTTATTTNGGSSTTATTATTGSSTTTETTNAGSSTTANATTIGSSNTTTTSNTGSSKTAATTNGGSSTTISANSTEFISSTKTMSGKSSTTVSSTMTNATSG